One window of Puntigrus tetrazona isolate hp1 chromosome 14, ASM1883169v1, whole genome shotgun sequence genomic DNA carries:
- the fgl1 gene encoding fibrinogen-like protein 1 has translation MSVLLIIWMLCATLGLSGSTRDECEDEIQRLREELKSLELRQTKQQQLIQRLMNLNQIDERSLTAGSFYDLGDTQYMDCAQIFKNGSTQSGFYMIKPLLSPARIRVYCDMGEGGGWTVFQRRSDGSQSFDRDWNDYKIGFGDMQSANGEFWLGNDNLHYLTSQDDYTLRINLEDFEGSHRFAVYRTLKVDNEQSHYQLQFGVYTGNAGDALSGSYHPEVQWWASHQGMKFSTKDRDHDRYERSCAQEDKGGWWFNRCHSANLNGIYHRGPYSAVTDDGIVWYPWHGWWYSLKSVQMKIRPAAFEPNDV, from the exons ATGTCAGTTTTGCTCATCATTTGGATGCTTTGTGCTACTCTGGGTTTGTCAGGCTCT ACTCGTGATGAATGCGAAGATGAGATCCAGCGTCTTCGGGAGGAGCTGAAGAGTTTGGAACTTCGCCAGACAAAGCAACAGCAACTCATTCAACGATTAATGAATCTCAACCAGATAGATGAACGTTCCCTAACGGCGGGCTCATTTTATGACTTGGGAGACACACAGTACATGG ACTGTGCTCAGATCTTCAAAAATGGCAGCACTCAGAGTGGGTTTTACATGATTAAACCCCTGCTAAGTCCAGCCCGGATCAGAGTGTACTGCGATATGGGAGAGGGGGGTGGATGGACAGTCTTCCAGAGGCGCTCAGATGGCAGTCAGTCCTTTGACAG agaTTGGAATGATTATAAAATAGGATTTGGTGACATGCAGTCTGCTAATGGAGAGTTCTGGTTAGGGAATGATAATCTGCATTATCTGACATCTCAAG ATGATTACACCTTGAGAATCAATCTGGAAGACTTTGAGGGCAGCCACCGTTTTGCAGTGTACAGAACATTGAAAGTGGATAAcgaacag agccATTACCAGCTGCAGTTTGGTGTATACACGGGGAACGCAGGGGACGCCCTCTCTGGCAGTTATCACCCTGAGGTCCAGTGGTGGGCCAGCCATCAAGGAATGAAGTTCAGCACGAAAGACAGAGATCATGACCGCTACGAGCGCAGCTGTGCTCAGGAGGACAAGGGCGGCTGGTGGTTTAACAG ATGCCACTCTGCCAACCTGAACGGGATCTACCACAGAGGTCCCTACAGCGCGGTCACTGATGACGGGATAGTGTGGTACCCCTGGCATGGCTGGTGGTACTCCCTCAAATCTGTGCAGATGAAGATCAGACCGGCCGCTTTTGAGCCCAACGACGTTTAA
- the asah1a gene encoding N-acylsphingosine amidohydrolase (acid ceramidase) 1a isoform X2, which produces MVQTIKDLAKGFLDGKLVDLVDQELPLIVDTLPQPFSDEIKGIAAVSGIPLGEITLFNIFYEVFTVCTSIVAEDLNGNIYHARNLDFGLFMGWDQQNKTWTLTEKLKPLVVNVRFQRGNKTIFKSTNFAGYVGMLTGIRPGEFSLTMNERFNFDGGYVGILEWILGKRDGMWMGFLTRKVLENATSYEDAKNQLSLTKLLAPAYFILGGNRAGQGCVITRTRVNTLDVWELDMKLRRWYVLETNYDHWEKPMILDDRRTPAMKCMNQTTQANISLASIYDVLSTKPVLNKLTTYTSLMEVSTGSLESYIRDCPNPCTPW; this is translated from the exons ATGGTGCAAACGATAAAAGATCTGGCCAAGGGCTTTTTAGATGGGAAACTTGTTGATTTAGTAGACCAGGAGCTG CCTTTGATTGTGGATACACTTCCACAACCTTTCAGTGACGAAATTAAGGGAATAGCAGCGGTTTCTGGCATCCCTCTAG GTGAAATCACACTCTTCAATATCTTTTATGAGGTGTTCACTGTTTGCACATCAATTGTTGCAGAAGACTTAAACG gAAATATTTACCATGCCCGCAATTTGGACTTTGGACTGTTTATGGG GTGGGATCAGCAGAATAAAACATGGACTTTAACAGAGAAGCTTAAGCCTCTTGTGGTGAATGTCCGTTTCCAAAGAGGCAACAAAACCATCTTTAAATCAACCAACTTTGCCGGATATGTTGGCATGCTTACTGGAATTAGACCT GGCGAATTCAGTCTAACAATGAATGAGCGTTTCAACTTTGATGGGGGTTATGTAG GGATTCTGGAATGGATTCTTGGCAAGAGAGATGGAATGTGGATGGGTTTTCTCACTCGGAAAGTTCTGGAAAATGCTACCAG tTATGAGGATGCCAAAAACCAGCTCTCTCTGACGAAACTGCTTGCGCCAGCTTATTTCATCTTGGGTGGTAACCGAGCAGGTCAGGGTTGTGTTATAACCAGGACGAGAGTAAACACACTAGACGTATGGGA ACTTGATATGAAGCTTAGGAGATGGTACGTCCTGGAAACAAACTACGATCACTGGGAAAAGCCTATGATACTAGATGACCGCAGAACACCAGCAATGAAGTGCATGAATCAAACCACGCAAGCG AACATTTCTTTGGCATCAATATATGATGTACTGTCAACAAAACCAGTTCTTAATAAG CTGACCACCTACACGTCACTGATGGAAGTGTCAACTGGATCTCTGGAGTCTTATATCAGAGACTGTCCTAATCCTTGTACACCATGGTGA